The Argonema galeatum A003/A1 genome includes a window with the following:
- a CDS encoding Txe/YoeB family addiction module toxin, with the protein MSRRIVFESSAFADFNEWAKLDKKIYRKIVELIKDIDRSPFEGLGKPEPLKYELSGFWSRRIDNEHRLVYQVSDEEITIVACKYHYSE; encoded by the coding sequence ATGAGCAGAAGAATTGTTTTTGAATCATCTGCTTTTGCAGACTTTAATGAATGGGCAAAATTAGACAAAAAGATTTATCGCAAAATTGTCGAACTGATTAAAGATATAGACCGATCGCCGTTTGAAGGATTAGGTAAACCTGAACCTCTGAAATACGAGTTAAGTGGGTTTTGGTCAAGGCGCATTGATAATGAACATCGTTTAGTTTACCAAGTTTCCGATGAAGAAATTACGATCGTAGCTTGTAAGTATCATTACAGTGAATAG
- a CDS encoding sensor histidine kinase, with translation MSKILVVEDDSATRLLLKRDLQLEGYEVAVAKNGEEGLEKAFNVRPALILCDWMMPLMDGVEVCRRLKETPDLASTFFILLTARDSVADRVQGLDAGADDFVSKPIESNELLARVRAGLRVYQYQQQLSETNQQLSQTLQELQQTQAQLVQSEKMSGLGQMVAGIAHAINNPIAFISGNLAHTKNRVAELLNLIHLYQKYYPNPADDIQLALENIDWEFMSDDLPKSLDSMSSGAVRIRDLVVNLKIFSRLGEAEIKQVDIHEGIDNTLLLLEHRLSNNYSDNLSTNDSLILDSELPITNPKSQIPNPKSNDDAKIKVVKEYGYLPTVECYPAQLNQVLFNILNNAIDYLEEGNESAPTPLIWIRTRLLDGNWVEIAIADNGSGMTPEVVQQIFNPFFTTKPVGKGTGLGLAIAYSIVVDKHKGLLECRSTKGEGTEFWIKIPTHQQV, from the coding sequence ATGTCAAAAATTCTTGTAGTTGAAGATGATTCGGCAACTCGATTACTTCTTAAAAGAGACTTGCAACTAGAAGGCTATGAAGTTGCTGTAGCTAAAAATGGTGAAGAAGGACTAGAAAAGGCATTTAATGTACGTCCGGCTTTAATACTTTGCGATTGGATGATGCCGCTGATGGATGGAGTAGAAGTTTGTCGTCGCCTCAAGGAAACTCCCGATCTAGCTAGCACATTTTTTATTCTCCTGACCGCTCGCGATTCTGTAGCCGATCGAGTCCAAGGTTTAGATGCAGGAGCAGATGATTTTGTCTCTAAACCAATCGAATCAAATGAATTGTTGGCACGGGTACGAGCCGGATTGCGAGTCTATCAATACCAGCAACAATTGAGCGAAACCAATCAGCAACTAAGCCAAACTTTGCAGGAGTTACAACAAACTCAAGCTCAACTGGTACAAAGCGAAAAAATGTCTGGCCTCGGTCAAATGGTGGCAGGAATTGCTCACGCAATTAACAACCCGATCGCTTTTATCAGCGGCAATCTCGCTCATACTAAAAACCGCGTCGCCGAGCTGCTAAACCTAATTCATCTTTATCAAAAATACTACCCTAATCCTGCTGATGACATTCAGTTGGCATTAGAAAATATTGATTGGGAATTTATGAGTGACGATCTCCCGAAAAGCTTAGATTCGATGTCATCGGGAGCAGTTCGGATTCGCGATCTTGTGGTAAATTTAAAGATTTTTTCTAGGCTTGGCGAAGCAGAGATAAAACAGGTTGACATTCACGAAGGTATTGATAACACTCTTTTACTTTTGGAACACAGACTGTCTAACAATTATTCAGACAACCTCTCTACTAATGACAGCCTGATTTTAGATTCTGAATTGCCCATAACAAATCCCAAATCCCAAATCCCAAATCCCAAATCGAACGACGATGCTAAAATTAAAGTTGTTAAGGAATACGGCTATCTGCCGACTGTAGAGTGTTATCCCGCTCAGCTGAATCAAGTATTATTCAATATTCTTAACAACGCAATTGATTACCTTGAGGAGGGGAATGAGTCAGCGCCTACACCCTTGATTTGGATTCGGACTAGGCTTTTGGATGGAAATTGGGTAGAGATTGCGATCGCAGACAACGGATCGGGAATGACGCCAGAAGTTGTACAACAAATATTTAATCCCTTCTTCACCACAAAGCCAGTCGGTAAAGGCACTGGTTTGGGATTGGCAATTGCGTACTCAATTGTTGTTGACAAGCACAAAGGACTGTTAGAATGCAGGTCAACGAAGGGAGAGGGTACGGAGTTTTGGATAAAAATACCAACTCATCAACAAGTTTAA
- a CDS encoding ATP-binding protein, translating to MPHGNCYLWETPLVWLHVLSDLFIAIAYFSIPAMLIYFIYKRNEIPFLGVFGLFGAFIILCGTGHLLEIWTLWHPAYWVSGLEKALTALVSCYTAVEMGVLLPQFLALKTPEQLEVVNRELQNQIVERERAEEVLHNIVVATASVTGEKFFPAVVRHLAEALGVRYAFIAEIVSEEPDKLQTLAFWADDNLETNFEYNLPGTPCETVIEQGKQCYYPSGVQELFPEAKGLAVMGVTCYLGVPVLDSSRQAIGILCVNHDKPLSDVESAKAIMKIFAARAGAEIQRQWAQESLRLAYDGLEVRVRERTAELSETLHTLEAEIVERKKVELALEQERQQLRQIITNAPVAMAMFDTEMRYLAYSDRWLKDYDLDGLDLIGLKHHEILPQISKQTKAIYSRALQGEVISLAEDAIEREDGTKLYLRWAVQPWCIQTPDLGDTNQQPNNLESQIFNPKCQVGGIIIVTQMINELVEAREAALEAARMKSVFLANMSHEIRTPMNGVLGMTDLLLKTTLTNHQQEFMQTIKISAETLLALINDILDFSKLEAGKMRLQMRVFDLNTSIGQVFNMVQVQANAKGIRLLTSIDANVPQQLIGDPHRLHQILVNLVENSIKFTDKGEVTIAVRIHKETPFVTSYNTKKILNSEFRILFSVRDTGIGIAPENQKKLFQSFSQVDGSTTRAYGGSGLGLAICKQLVELMEGEIGVESEVGKGSVFWFTVPLQKSQVLAVMGNKSSAIGNREEANQSDRLWWDTPDSPIINDPLLTSNLKILLVEDMPINQKVVLNQLKILGYQADCATNGQAALELMTNTSYDLVLMDCQMPVLDGYETTKRIRVRECQDRHTIVIALTAHAMSGDREKCLAAGMDDYITKPISTKQLSEVIERWIQTKDESTKILDNLQQDINTESQPPADNSMNLESQIQSPTEEIVDRVRLYEIARGDAEFQLELLQAFMEDAPTYLKEAKEALLSGDCNTLGRRAHQLKGGSATVAIRFMPDLAARLQSQAEANQLDGASEIIAELEKILERINTFIANW from the coding sequence ATGCCGCACGGTAACTGCTACCTCTGGGAGACCCCACTGGTTTGGCTGCACGTGCTTTCAGATTTGTTTATTGCGATCGCCTATTTCTCTATTCCGGCGATGCTGATCTACTTCATCTACAAGCGGAATGAGATCCCCTTTTTAGGAGTATTTGGCTTATTTGGAGCCTTCATCATCCTTTGTGGCACGGGTCACTTGCTCGAAATCTGGACGCTCTGGCATCCAGCATACTGGGTATCGGGTTTGGAAAAAGCATTGACCGCCCTAGTCTCCTGCTATACCGCCGTAGAAATGGGAGTCCTGCTGCCTCAATTTTTGGCTCTCAAAACTCCAGAGCAACTAGAAGTTGTCAACCGAGAGCTGCAAAATCAGATTGTCGAACGCGAACGGGCAGAGGAAGTTCTACACAATATTGTGGTAGCAACAGCCTCAGTGACGGGCGAAAAATTTTTTCCAGCTGTTGTTCGCCATCTGGCAGAAGCACTGGGAGTTCGCTACGCTTTTATTGCTGAAATTGTAAGCGAAGAGCCCGACAAATTACAAACTCTTGCTTTTTGGGCAGATGATAATCTGGAGACAAACTTTGAGTACAATCTACCCGGTACTCCCTGCGAAACAGTTATCGAACAAGGAAAGCAGTGTTACTACCCTTCAGGGGTGCAGGAACTCTTCCCAGAAGCTAAGGGGTTAGCAGTTATGGGTGTAACCTGCTATCTAGGAGTGCCAGTGCTTGACTCATCGCGACAGGCGATCGGTATTTTGTGCGTTAATCATGACAAACCCCTCTCGGACGTGGAGAGCGCCAAAGCAATTATGAAAATCTTTGCCGCACGAGCTGGTGCCGAAATCCAACGCCAGTGGGCACAGGAAAGTCTGCGCCTCGCTTACGATGGGTTAGAAGTTCGGGTTCGGGAACGCACCGCCGAGTTATCAGAAACGCTCCATACCCTTGAAGCTGAAATTGTCGAACGCAAAAAAGTAGAACTGGCTTTAGAGCAAGAGCGCCAACAACTACGACAAATTATTACCAACGCACCTGTGGCGATGGCGATGTTTGATACCGAGATGCGGTATCTCGCCTACAGCGATCGATGGCTGAAGGATTACGACCTGGACGGGCTGGACTTGATCGGGCTCAAGCACCATGAAATTTTACCTCAGATTTCAAAGCAAACAAAAGCAATTTATTCGCGGGCGCTGCAAGGAGAAGTGATCTCCTTAGCCGAAGATGCGATCGAGCGTGAAGATGGCACCAAACTCTATCTCCGCTGGGCTGTCCAACCCTGGTGCATTCAAACACCTGACTTAGGGGATACCAACCAACAGCCTAATAATTTAGAATCTCAAATTTTTAATCCAAAATGTCAAGTTGGTGGCATCATCATCGTGACTCAGATGATTAACGAATTGGTAGAAGCACGAGAAGCCGCCTTAGAAGCTGCCAGGATGAAATCAGTCTTTTTAGCCAACATGAGTCACGAAATCCGCACTCCGATGAACGGCGTGCTGGGAATGACAGACTTACTTTTAAAAACTACCCTGACAAACCACCAGCAAGAATTTATGCAGACTATCAAAATCAGTGCCGAAACCCTGCTAGCACTAATTAATGATATTCTCGATTTCTCCAAGTTAGAAGCTGGTAAAATGCGTCTCCAAATGCGGGTATTCGATTTAAATACCAGTATAGGCCAAGTGTTTAACATGGTACAAGTACAAGCCAATGCTAAAGGAATCAGACTGCTGACCTCGATTGACGCCAACGTACCCCAACAATTAATCGGAGACCCCCACCGCCTGCATCAAATCCTCGTTAATCTGGTAGAAAACTCAATTAAATTTACAGACAAAGGGGAAGTGACGATTGCAGTCAGAATTCATAAAGAAACCCCCTTTGTCACAAGCTACAATACAAAAAAAATCCTCAATTCTGAATTCCGTATTTTGTTTTCTGTTCGAGATACTGGCATTGGTATTGCACCAGAAAACCAGAAAAAGCTGTTTCAATCCTTCTCTCAAGTGGATGGCTCGACCACCAGAGCTTATGGAGGTTCGGGTTTGGGTTTGGCAATTTGCAAGCAGCTAGTGGAGTTGATGGAGGGTGAAATTGGCGTAGAGAGTGAGGTGGGTAAAGGGTCGGTATTCTGGTTTACAGTCCCTTTGCAGAAAAGTCAAGTGTTAGCAGTAATGGGTAATAAGTCATCGGCGATCGGTAATCGAGAAGAAGCTAACCAATCTGATCGGCTGTGGTGGGATACCCCTGATTCGCCTATTATTAATGACCCATTATTAACATCAAATCTCAAAATATTGTTGGTAGAAGATATGCCAATTAACCAAAAAGTTGTGCTAAATCAATTAAAAATATTGGGCTATCAGGCAGATTGTGCTACCAACGGTCAAGCAGCGCTCGAACTAATGACAAACACTAGCTACGATTTAGTATTAATGGATTGTCAAATGCCAGTGCTAGATGGCTACGAAACAACAAAGAGAATTCGCGTTAGGGAATGTCAGGATCGGCATACTATAGTTATTGCTTTGACTGCTCACGCTATGAGCGGCGATCGCGAAAAGTGTCTGGCAGCTGGAATGGATGATTATATAACTAAACCCATTTCTACGAAACAATTGTCAGAAGTTATAGAGCGATGGATACAAACAAAGGATGAAAGCACAAAGATTCTAGATAACCTACAACAAGATATAAATACTGAATCTCAACCTCCAGCAGATAATTCCATGAATCTAGAATCCCAAATCCAGTCCCCAACGGAAGAAATTGTCGATCGCGTCCGTCTCTACGAAATCGCCAGAGGAGACGCGGAATTTCAACTAGAACTACTCCAAGCTTTTATGGAAGATGCTCCAACTTACCTAAAAGAAGCCAAGGAAGCACTGCTTTCAGGCGATTGCAACACGCTGGGTCGTCGCGCTCACCAGCTTAAAGGGGGGAGCGCTACCGTGGCTATTCGATTCATGCCAGACCTCGCCGCAAGGTTACAGAGTCAGGCTGAAGCAAACCAGCTAGATGGTGCATCGGAAATTATAGCAGAATTAGAAAAAATACTGGAGCGGATCAACACCTTCATTGCTAATTGGTAA